One Maribacter cobaltidurans genomic window carries:
- a CDS encoding 3-keto-disaccharide hydrolase: MKTKTIVFFIALTISAIPVIGQTTLIEGLSFSSIQGEMSKKDTTVLNTDFSKKLKVSVTGNDASSFKSTLSELKKGETLLITWYEPEKTFKGIATANVKVTNGKKTLLNTKVRGISTIGLEGENEPALSTVLQAFGIDTNLGWTSLANHTKPEKSGEELAPCLFKKNGNADVKITPIARYSPAFELSFGFYINSQDGPELHQVGVLSGSDAFHEHQNLMPAMAHGKTDFNPGDATFGIYTISDTHNSFQEDGWNQLLYPEHAGHAARIYPVKKAGKVISNSYLVCFEEASNGDYQDYVFLLENVEPVYLDTMFTDLFANDNLSDSWYKFIESKGKNNDPDNIFTLKDGILHVTGQEMGYIMTNKVYKNYHFSVEFKWGEKRWPPRENVKRDSGICYHIPEYAPDQVWPWSVECQIQEGDTGDFWLLGYSTIEVDGKQNLPKMYSNVVKKTDNEKPRGEWNTVEVITYNGICVHRVNGVVVNYGRTSNLFKGKILLQSELAELDYRNVKIREF, translated from the coding sequence ATGAAAACTAAAACTATAGTCTTTTTTATTGCACTTACTATTTCTGCCATACCTGTCATAGGGCAAACAACATTAATTGAAGGTTTATCTTTTTCTTCTATTCAAGGGGAAATGAGTAAAAAAGATACGACTGTTTTAAACACTGATTTCAGTAAAAAACTGAAGGTGTCTGTCACTGGCAATGATGCTTCTTCTTTCAAATCAACATTAAGCGAATTAAAAAAAGGGGAAACTTTATTGATCACTTGGTATGAACCAGAAAAAACTTTTAAAGGTATTGCTACTGCTAATGTCAAGGTTACAAACGGCAAGAAAACCCTTTTAAACACTAAAGTAAGGGGCATTAGCACCATTGGGCTTGAAGGGGAAAATGAACCTGCCCTTTCAACCGTTTTACAGGCTTTCGGTATAGACACCAATTTAGGATGGACTTCGCTAGCCAACCACACCAAACCTGAAAAATCAGGTGAGGAGTTAGCGCCTTGTCTTTTCAAAAAAAATGGTAATGCCGATGTTAAAATAACACCAATTGCAAGATATAGCCCAGCTTTCGAGTTGTCTTTCGGATTCTACATTAATTCCCAGGATGGCCCTGAACTTCACCAAGTAGGGGTTTTAAGTGGTAGCGATGCTTTTCACGAGCATCAAAACCTCATGCCTGCTATGGCACATGGGAAAACCGATTTCAATCCAGGTGATGCCACGTTTGGTATTTATACGATAAGTGACACACATAACAGTTTTCAGGAAGATGGATGGAACCAATTGCTTTATCCAGAACATGCAGGCCATGCTGCCCGCATTTACCCCGTAAAAAAAGCTGGTAAAGTTATTTCGAATAGCTATTTGGTATGCTTTGAAGAAGCCTCAAATGGTGATTACCAAGACTATGTCTTTCTGTTAGAAAACGTTGAGCCAGTATATTTGGACACCATGTTCACTGACTTGTTCGCCAACGATAATCTTTCCGACTCTTGGTACAAATTCATTGAAAGTAAAGGTAAAAACAACGACCCTGATAACATTTTTACGTTGAAGGATGGTATTTTACACGTTACGGGACAAGAAATGGGCTATATAATGACCAACAAGGTTTATAAAAATTATCATTTTTCGGTGGAATTTAAATGGGGTGAAAAACGTTGGCCTCCTCGGGAAAATGTGAAGCGCGATAGCGGCATTTGTTATCACATTCCAGAATATGCGCCAGATCAAGTATGGCCTTGGTCCGTGGAGTGTCAAATACAGGAAGGGGATACTGGTGATTTTTGGTTATTAGGCTATAGCACGATTGAAGTTGATGGAAAGCAAAACCTACCTAAAATGTATTCCAATGTCGTGAAGAAAACCGATAATGAAAAGCCCCGAGGCGAATGGAATACCGTAGAAGTGATTACCTATAATGGCATTTGTGTACACCGTGTAAATGGTGTGGTAGTCAACTATGGTAGGACTTCTAACTTGTTCAAGGGTAAAATACTGTTGCAAAGTGAATTGGCTGAATTGGATTACCGCAACGTGAAAATCAGGGAATTTTAA
- a CDS encoding TonB-dependent receptor plug domain-containing protein: MKKLRPFLFLACLCMMGLISFDTPVQESVQIKNILGKLLLYSKNERPEKTYLQTDKDFYTNGETIWFKTYLVDGIDHRASDKSKVVYVELIDSQGNVLERRKQYVGNLGAEGEIQLDQKLEQGEYTLRAYTKYMLNEEEPVFFEKKIPIWMQQMTKGDVAGIPQNSTNARVTDVVDEKEGVSKTKVRFFPEGGQLVTGMSSKLGLEVIDGQGNGLALQGTIVDQDGNVAANFNSGEFGLGVVNLKPLPGKTYYARLNGESNGNEFELPRSMEEGYLLNVTDRGEYILVQLATNLSDGLQGALLLGHLRGEVFLKQVVNGYGTKEHAVKIYPDQLKEGVAQFTLFTAKGEPVSERLFFVENPDQRASLSMDTDRKSYGTRDRVQVDLALADSEGNALEGEFSMSVVSNNALSSEYSGDIRSWLLLDSDVGATVPDAGYFFRDASQDRKQLLDALMLTHGWRRFTWPELLNQKTSKKLRFPPEKGITISGRTVNYYNNNKFGRSLASLTLMGEDLVYDKDSTDNNGRFSFGNFYFQDSVDAILQAEGFGKRPKALDILLDAPYPENMPAPRKIQYRETRHVEPNNDYMANAYRQKVADFTFDPDKVTLLDEATVTGVKTNPRDVRNRILTEQMDAEMTTGLFSDRIHADSIQGTQTLSAMDLLRYSRYSFKRGITSVNAGTGALYLVDGVVAGPDFVSSMRANEIQFVDIVTGPDATLWGSRGAGGVIAFYTKKGIYLGDETKDVPGIINTKIVGFNKVREFYTPNYSVDRKEHEKPDYRSTLFWEPNIMLKKEGDNKLEFFTGDSPGKYLIKMEGLTNDGIPVSHTVEIEVDSSN; the protein is encoded by the coding sequence ATGAAAAAATTGCGTCCTTTCCTCTTTTTGGCCTGTCTCTGTATGATGGGGCTCATTTCCTTCGATACTCCCGTACAGGAAAGTGTACAGATCAAGAACATCCTAGGGAAGCTCCTGCTCTACAGCAAGAACGAAAGGCCGGAGAAAACCTATCTGCAGACGGACAAGGACTTCTATACCAACGGGGAGACCATATGGTTCAAGACCTATCTCGTGGACGGCATAGACCACAGGGCCAGTGACAAGAGCAAGGTCGTATATGTGGAGCTCATAGATTCCCAAGGAAACGTCCTGGAGCGAAGAAAACAGTACGTCGGCAATCTGGGCGCAGAGGGAGAAATACAGCTGGACCAAAAACTCGAACAAGGGGAATACACCCTAAGGGCCTATACCAAATATATGCTCAACGAGGAGGAGCCCGTATTCTTCGAGAAGAAAATCCCTATTTGGATGCAACAAATGACCAAGGGCGATGTCGCCGGGATTCCACAGAACAGCACTAATGCAAGAGTAACGGACGTAGTCGACGAAAAGGAAGGGGTTTCGAAGACCAAGGTCCGATTCTTCCCCGAAGGGGGGCAGCTGGTCACCGGCATGAGCTCCAAACTAGGGCTGGAGGTCATCGATGGACAAGGGAACGGACTGGCCTTACAGGGAACCATCGTGGACCAGGACGGCAACGTGGCCGCGAATTTCAACAGCGGGGAATTCGGCCTGGGCGTGGTCAACCTTAAACCACTCCCCGGAAAGACCTATTATGCCAGGTTGAACGGGGAGTCGAACGGCAATGAGTTTGAACTGCCAAGGTCCATGGAAGAAGGGTATCTGCTCAACGTTACGGACCGGGGGGAGTATATCCTGGTACAGCTGGCCACCAACCTATCGGACGGACTGCAGGGAGCACTTTTACTGGGCCACCTAAGGGGCGAGGTCTTCCTGAAACAGGTCGTGAACGGTTACGGGACGAAGGAACATGCCGTAAAAATATATCCGGATCAGCTTAAGGAAGGAGTGGCACAGTTCACCCTCTTCACGGCCAAGGGAGAGCCCGTAAGCGAACGGCTCTTCTTCGTGGAAAATCCCGATCAGCGCGCATCGCTTTCCATGGATACGGACAGGAAAAGCTACGGAACAAGGGACCGGGTACAAGTGGACCTGGCCCTTGCAGATTCCGAAGGAAATGCTTTGGAAGGTGAGTTCTCCATGAGCGTGGTTTCCAATAACGCCCTCTCCTCCGAATATTCCGGAGATATACGCAGTTGGCTCTTGCTCGACTCCGATGTAGGGGCCACCGTTCCCGATGCCGGGTATTTTTTCAGGGATGCCTCCCAGGACAGAAAACAGCTTTTGGACGCCCTTATGCTCACCCACGGGTGGAGAAGGTTCACTTGGCCCGAGCTACTAAACCAGAAAACAAGCAAGAAGCTTCGGTTCCCCCCGGAAAAGGGCATTACCATTAGCGGAAGGACCGTCAACTATTATAACAATAACAAATTCGGGAGAAGCCTGGCCAGCCTTACCCTGATGGGCGAGGATCTGGTCTACGACAAGGACTCTACCGACAACAACGGAAGGTTCAGCTTCGGTAATTTTTACTTCCAGGACAGTGTGGACGCCATTTTGCAGGCCGAGGGGTTCGGTAAAAGACCCAAGGCCCTGGACATTCTACTGGACGCCCCCTACCCGGAAAATATGCCCGCACCCAGAAAAATACAATATCGGGAAACGCGCCACGTGGAACCCAACAACGACTACATGGCCAATGCCTACAGGCAAAAGGTGGCGGACTTTACCTTCGATCCCGACAAGGTGACCCTACTCGACGAGGCCACGGTTACAGGGGTAAAAACAAATCCAAGAGATGTTCGAAATAGAATATTAACCGAGCAAATGGATGCAGAAATGACAACAGGACTTTTTTCGGACCGTATTCATGCGGACTCCATCCAAGGAACTCAAACTTTATCTGCAATGGATTTACTTCGATATTCAAGATATTCTTTCAAAAGGGGAATTACTTCAGTAAATGCTGGGACAGGTGCATTATACCTAGTAGATGGTGTAGTTGCAGGCCCAGATTTTGTAAGTTCGATGAGAGCTAATGAAATTCAATTTGTGGATATCGTCACTGGTCCAGATGCCACGTTATGGGGTTCCAGGGGTGCAGGCGGAGTTATCGCCTTCTATACCAAAAAGGGAATTTATTTGGGGGATGAGACGAAGGATGTTCCCGGTATCATCAATACCAAAATTGTTGGTTTCAACAAGGTAAGGGAATTCTATACCCCTAATTATTCAGTGGACAGAAAAGAACATGAAAAGCCCGATTACCGCTCTACCCTATTCTGGGAGCCCAACATAATGCTAAAAAAGGAAGGCGACAACAAACTAGAATTCTTTACCGGGGACAGCCCTGGCAAATACCTCATAAAAATGGAAGGGCTTACGAACGATGGCATTCCCGTAAGCCATACCGTAGAAATTGAAGTGGATTCATCCAACTAA
- a CDS encoding Gfo/Idh/MocA family oxidoreductase, with the protein MTTRRNFIKKTTAGTAAVTLGGLVLPSSSYANILGANDQINCAVIGVRSRAKAHVKAINEDPNAKILYSCDVDDVILEEHNAWCQENIGYIPKVEKDFRKMLEDKKIDAVFIATPEHWHAPMAIMALQAGKHVYVEKPCSHNPYENELLVAAQRKYGKKVQMGNQQRSAKTSISAIKDIREGIIGNVYKGEAYYSNNRGSIGKGNVIEVPKTLDWELWQGPALREKYKDNVHPYNWHWFRNWGTGEIHNNGTHEIDICRWALGVDLPNSVTSFGGKYTYDDDWEFVDNQQVTYTFDNDKFITWTGHSRGIMKPERPGRGITIYGSKGSIMLDRNFYQLYDLQGNLIKEEKEGGSSETTNTRGEGSLDVNHVGNFFKAIREDESLHSDIKDASISTMLCHLGNMAQDAGETLKIDNTTGKVLNNEMAMKFWKREYAPGWEPKL; encoded by the coding sequence ATGACAACAAGAAGAAACTTTATAAAGAAAACAACGGCTGGTACAGCGGCCGTAACCCTGGGCGGTTTAGTATTACCTTCCTCCTCGTATGCCAATATCTTAGGCGCCAATGATCAGATAAATTGTGCCGTGATAGGAGTAAGAAGTAGGGCTAAGGCACACGTAAAGGCCATAAACGAAGATCCAAATGCAAAAATATTATACAGTTGCGATGTAGATGATGTAATCCTAGAGGAACACAATGCTTGGTGCCAAGAAAATATAGGTTATATCCCTAAGGTTGAAAAGGACTTTAGAAAAATGCTCGAGGACAAGAAGATCGATGCCGTCTTTATTGCAACTCCGGAACATTGGCATGCACCTATGGCAATTATGGCCCTCCAAGCCGGTAAACATGTTTATGTGGAAAAACCCTGTAGCCATAATCCGTATGAAAATGAACTTCTGGTGGCGGCACAAAGGAAATACGGTAAAAAGGTACAAATGGGAAACCAACAACGCTCTGCCAAAACCTCCATTAGTGCCATTAAAGATATTAGGGAAGGAATCATTGGGAATGTTTATAAAGGTGAAGCCTATTATTCAAATAACCGTGGTAGTATAGGTAAGGGCAACGTTATCGAAGTTCCTAAAACACTGGACTGGGAATTATGGCAAGGACCAGCTTTGCGTGAAAAATATAAGGATAATGTGCATCCTTATAATTGGCATTGGTTCAGAAATTGGGGAACGGGCGAAATCCATAACAACGGTACGCACGAAATTGATATATGTCGCTGGGCACTTGGAGTCGACCTGCCCAACAGCGTTACCTCCTTTGGTGGAAAGTATACGTACGATGATGATTGGGAATTTGTGGACAACCAGCAGGTCACCTATACTTTTGACAATGATAAATTTATCACTTGGACGGGGCACAGTCGCGGAATCATGAAACCAGAAAGACCCGGCAGGGGAATAACCATTTATGGCAGTAAAGGCTCTATCATGTTAGACCGTAATTTTTATCAGTTATACGATCTTCAGGGCAACCTGATCAAAGAAGAAAAAGAAGGTGGTTCCAGTGAAACGACCAACACTAGAGGGGAAGGATCTCTAGACGTTAACCACGTAGGTAACTTCTTCAAAGCCATAAGAGAAGACGAAAGCCTTCACTCCGACATTAAGGATGCAAGCATATCCACCATGCTCTGCCATTTGGGAAATATGGCACAAGATGCTGGTGAGACACTAAAAATAGACAACACCACTGGAAAAGTATTGAACAATGAAATGGCCATGAAGTTTTGGAAAAGAGAATATGCTCCAGGTTGGGAGCCCAAGTTATAG
- a CDS encoding 3-keto-disaccharide hydrolase: MIKQKFKFSVLFICTFLFISCKQEPADDTPWISLFDGESLNGWTQKGGKANYTVRDNSIVGSTVHDTPNSFMTTDKTYGDFIMELDYKVDATMNSGIQIRSNSYPHYMDGRVHGYQIEIDPSDRAWSAGIYDEARRGWLNPMTENPEAQKAFKQNDWNHYRIEAIGDTIKTWINGVPAAHLIDDKTPEGFIALQVHSIGNDQQEGTEIIWKNIKILTDSLSKYSMETPVPPSITKNALGVDEQKNGWQMLWDGKTTDGWRGARLDEFPEKGWEIKDGVLTVLSSGGEESAAGGDIVTKETYGDFELKVDFKLTEGANSGIKYYVDTDLNKGPGSSIGLEYQILDDQRHPDAKLGNHEGSRTVSSLYDLIKADEDKPINPIGEWNTAHIISKDGHVEHWLNGMKVLEYERGSDEYKKLVSESKYVTWPNFGEAEKGHILLQDHGDRVSFKNIKIKPITKE, encoded by the coding sequence ATGATTAAACAAAAATTTAAGTTTTCCGTACTATTCATTTGTACTTTCCTTTTTATATCCTGCAAACAGGAACCTGCCGATGATACTCCATGGATATCCCTTTTTGATGGGGAATCTTTAAATGGATGGACTCAAAAAGGAGGAAAGGCCAATTACACCGTTCGTGATAATAGTATTGTGGGGAGTACCGTACATGACACCCCCAACTCTTTTATGACCACGGACAAAACTTACGGTGACTTTATCATGGAGCTGGATTATAAGGTAGACGCTACCATGAATTCAGGGATTCAGATACGGAGTAACAGTTACCCACATTATATGGACGGGCGAGTTCATGGCTATCAAATTGAGATAGATCCCTCGGATAGGGCATGGAGCGCCGGTATTTATGATGAGGCAAGAAGGGGATGGCTGAACCCCATGACCGAAAATCCAGAAGCACAAAAAGCATTTAAACAAAATGACTGGAACCATTATAGAATTGAGGCCATTGGAGATACCATTAAAACATGGATCAATGGAGTACCTGCCGCTCACCTCATCGATGATAAAACCCCAGAAGGTTTTATTGCGCTGCAGGTACACAGTATTGGAAATGACCAACAAGAGGGTACTGAAATTATTTGGAAAAATATCAAAATATTGACCGACAGTCTTTCGAAGTATTCCATGGAAACCCCTGTGCCTCCTAGTATCACTAAAAACGCCCTAGGCGTAGACGAGCAAAAAAACGGATGGCAAATGCTTTGGGATGGTAAAACTACAGATGGATGGCGTGGGGCCCGTTTGGACGAATTCCCGGAAAAGGGCTGGGAAATTAAGGATGGTGTCTTGACCGTACTTTCCTCAGGGGGTGAAGAATCCGCCGCAGGTGGTGACATTGTTACCAAAGAAACCTATGGTGATTTTGAATTAAAGGTGGATTTTAAACTTACCGAAGGAGCCAATAGTGGTATCAAATACTATGTGGATACGGACCTCAACAAAGGCCCAGGTTCCTCCATTGGTCTTGAATATCAAATATTGGATGATCAAAGGCATCCGGATGCCAAATTGGGCAACCATGAAGGTAGTAGAACGGTTTCCTCACTTTACGATTTAATCAAAGCGGACGAGGACAAACCCATTAATCCAATCGGAGAATGGAATACCGCCCACATTATTTCTAAGGATGGACACGTGGAGCATTGGCTAAACGGTATGAAAGTATTGGAATATGAAAGAGGAAGCGATGAATACAAAAAACTAGTTTCCGAAAGTAAGTACGTGACCTGGCCCAACTTTGGGGAAGCCGAAAAAGGTCATATACTGCTGCAGGACCATGGCGACCGAGTTTCATTTAAAAACATCAAGATTAAACCGATTACTAAAGAATAG